From a region of the Anomalospiza imberbis isolate Cuckoo-Finch-1a 21T00152 chromosome 3, ASM3175350v1, whole genome shotgun sequence genome:
- the LOC137471956 gene encoding LOW QUALITY PROTEIN: dynein regulatory complex protein 1-like (The sequence of the model RefSeq protein was modified relative to this genomic sequence to represent the inferred CDS: inserted 1 base in 1 codon; deleted 1 base in 1 codon) yields the protein MRGRAAATPRASLGNERRSGRAHARRAPRTGRCRGDGGCACAVTGAQLRSGERMEAREDGAGPGPSREIAELDAGNDPGADPGPHLGADPDPGPGADLDPGADPDPGAGADPGADPDPGADPDPGADPGTGADWERQQRIAARRNRIDARRREALGEKVEQEEEEEEEEEERKSLKLIKETEKVLAKLLFHGTQLLTNVQVESDLRESRRREKEGQEKLRRLEKLETEAQRGTERLAEINSKWALVGDVKIPQELWDLLEQQQRECEQLLAGKNRLIRELQEELKAKDEQYEQALKEQAGEIQVLLERMEEQTRNMLKAYRHHLRQIEKTFEEERREMLANNRKRWNEAIRAHNEQELEFLRKQMDKALDFEQQLNELQDESVENYDSMKFQLEQDVQYLERKLQQMKGIYXLNQVKLEYNLDVLRQLDVENSTLRSLQKRKISRFRTSLELLRAKMAKQEMKFQEEKQSLESELERVTGQFQEMRSRMRWGALGIPAEKFRQVWMVNEEEAKALIREALDADRIIHVQQLGMPWEEPHFWFMDNVGPLGRRQEKRDAMQVAAKLLEGIKSGKPEQEGRSKKKGPRSAEGGKENQKGWRKEPHPARHSRKTLRKILEVLSEESGFLLENKLLKPLREVVGPRNDVRQLRSVFEALRIEDEDELRELLDFFLDYESQNAPKIQVGSPGESPVTQAGEDPTDPAQDRGSGRSHSQRDQRQPPGSSPRVPSIQADHVLTILREFLRDFVKLRDEGSPREIQDFRDNSKDGEYWEALTHVIPERTLKLWDALGAALLEYHKVLTRRSELFSEATTLQRQNSELGMLLEEYLGSAQGR from the exons ATGCGCGGCCGCGCTGCGGCGACGCCGCGCGCGTCGCTTGGCAACGAGCGACGCTCGGGCCGCGCGCACGCGCGGCGGGCGCCGCGCACCGGCCGTTGCCGGGGCGACGGGGGTTGCGCATgcgcggtgacgggcgcgcAGCTGCGCTCGGGTGAGCGCATGGAGGCGCGGGAGGACGGGGCGGGCCCCGGCCCGAGCCGGGAGATCGCGGAGCTCGA TGCCGGTAACGATCCCGGTGCTGATCCCGGTCCACACCTCGGTgccgatcccgatcccggtcccggtgccgATCTCGATCCCGGTGCCGATCCCGATCCTGGTGCCGGTGCCGATCCCGGCgccgatcccgatcccggtgccgatcccgatcccggtgCCGATCCCGGTACCGGCGCGGACTGGGAGCGCCAGCAGCGAATCGCCGCCCGCCGCAACCGCATCGATGCCCGGCGCCG GGAAGCCCTCGGAGAGAAGgtggagcaggaagaggaggaggaggaggaggaggaggagaggaagagccTGAAGCTGATCAAGGAGACCGAGAAG GTCCTGGCCAAGCTGCTTTTCCACGGGACGCAGCTGCTGACCAATGTCCAGGTGGAATCCGATCTCCGGGAATCGCGGAGGCGGGaaaaggaggggcaggagaagCTGAGGAG GTTGGAAAAGCTGGAGACGGAAGCCCAGCGCGGGACGGAGAGGTTGGCGGAGATCAACTCCAAGTGGGCCTTGGTGGGGGACGTGAAGATCCCGCAGGAATTGTGGGatctgctggagcagcagcagcgggagtgcgagcagctcctggcagggaaGAACCGGCTCATCCGAGAGCTCCAGGAG gagctgaaggcCAAGGATGAGCAGTACGAGCAGGCCCTGAAGGAGCAGGCAGGTGAGATCCAGGTTCTCCTGGAAAGGATGGAAGAACAAACCAGGAATATGCTCAAAGCCTACCGGCACCACCTCCGGCAGATCGAG AAAACGTTCGAGGAGGAGCGGCGGGAGATGCTGGCCAACAACCGGAAAAGGTGGAATGAGGCCATCCGGGCCCACAACGAGCAGGAG CTGGAATTCCTGCGGAAGCAGATGGACAAGGCGCTGGATTTCGAGCAGCAGCTGAACGAGCTGCAGGATGAGAGCGTGGAGAACTATGACAGCATGAAATTCCAGCTGGAACAGGATGTGCAG TACCTGGAGAGGAAACTCCAGCAGATGAAGGGAATTT ACCTGAACCAGGTGAAGCTGGAATACAACCTGGACGTGCTCCGGCAGCTGGATGTGGAAAATTCCACGCTCCGATccctgcagaaaaggaaaatcagcCG ATTCCGGACGTCCCTCGAATTGCTGAGGGCCAAAATGGCCAAGCAGGAGATgaaattccaagaggaaaagcagagcctgGAATCCGAGCTGGAGCGGGTCACGGGGCAGTTCCAGGAGATGCGGAGCCGGATGAGGTGGGGAGCGCTCGGAATTCC CGCCGAGAAATTCCGGCAGGTTTGGATGGTGAACGAGGAAGAGGCCAAGGCGTTGATCCGGGAAGCGCTGGATGCCGATCGGATCATCCACGtccagcagctgggaatgcCGTGGGAAGAGCCTCACTTCTGGTTCATGGATAACGTGGGACCCCTGGGGCGCCGCCAGGAAAAGAGGGATGCCATGCAGGTGGCCGCCAAACTTCTGGAAG GGATCAAGTCTGGAAAACCGGAGCAGGAAGGGAGGAGTAAGAAGAAAGGACCCCGGAGCgcagaaggagggaaggaaaaccaGAAAGGCTGGAGGAAAGAGCCACATC CGGCCAGGCATTCCAGGAAAACCCTCCGGAAAATCCTGGAGGTCCTGAGCGAGGAGTCG GGattcctgctggaaaacaaacTCCTAAAGCCGCTGCGGGAGGTGGTGGGGCCCAGGAACGACGTCCGGCAGCTCCGATCCGTCTTCGAG GCCCTCCGGATCGAGGACGAGGACGAGCTGCGCGAGCTCCTGGATTTTTTCCTGGACTACGAATCCCAGAACGCGCCCAAGATCCAGGTGGGATCACCAGGGGAGAGCCCG GTCACGCAGGCAGGAGAAGATCCCACGGATCCGGCTCAGGACCGAGGCAGCGGCAGATCCCATTCCCAGAGGGATCAGCGCCAACCCCCCGGGAGCTCCCCTCGCGTCCCGTCCATCCAAGCGGACCACGTCCTGACAATCCTGAGGGAATTCCTACGGGATTTTGTCAAGCTGAG GGATGAAGGATCCCCCAGGGAAATTCAGGACTTCCGGGACAATTCCAAGGACGGGGAATACTGGGAAGCCCTGACCCACGTCATTCCTGAGCGGACACTCAAACTTTGGGATGCGCTTGGAGCCGCACTCCTGGAGTATCA TAAAGTTCTGACCCGGAGATCCGAGCTCTTTTCCGAGGCCACCACCCTGCAGCGGCAGAACTcggagctgggaatgctgctggaggAATATTTGGGATCCGCACAAGGCCGGTGA